A stretch of Herpetosiphon gulosus DNA encodes these proteins:
- a CDS encoding DUF11 domain-containing protein yields the protein MPRLVLQLTLLAALIVRFNLPAAQAQPQVLVAPDELQAVADDQFWNNTGLIAGANNTIRAISSQSGDLFVGGLFDRIAGISANRVAFWDGDRWNTMGSGVNGPVDDLDASTGGSVYVVGSFSSAGGITADGIARWNSGTGQWSALATNVNGVVTAVLVQQVAGSDVVYVGGTFTSIDGVSANRIAKFSNGTWSALSSGISGGTAPQVLDLAVNPANVTQIVAGGTFSSAGGSSANNVAIWTGSAWQSLGTGSSNGVNGTVRFVDFRGTNMVVVGGSFGNAGAVTNVGGAAVWTGGNTWAAMAGRGVTGDVRGIVENVNFTYVMGNFGSGINPNGNSVFSPNIARWDGNIWSPVPNATNAFGTNGAILRAERLGSGSDTFFIAGAFGTAHGMELNFVGMVVPQQGFLPGATDRFFPLAGGLEGSNAKVFAIQPRSGEIIAAGRFDLGSNRLLNNIARFDPVDRVWSPLTGSSDSGVNDDVRDLALRGTDLIAVGEFTKAGGIDAAGVASWNGTTWTALATSINGRVNAVAVSGSDIYIGGEFTLVDGVPANRIARLSGSTWQAVGAGTDGPINSLLFKSNQLYAGGLFANAGGGPASNLARWNGTTWQSIGNGTDGEVLALADVNSTTVAVGGRFTSAGGVANTRAIALLNHSSLAWTALGTGTDGFVTSLAVRGNDLYAGGLFSRMDGLTVNHVARWNGTTWNALGSGVAGGNLQNSEVGALAVNGDNLYVGGRFDRAGDKVSHRFAEWRQPEVDLSLKLSESPDPVTIGNPMSYKASVSNLGTISASSVVYEQTFANTLVFGQVTTSQGSCSFPNSTTLRCNLGTLAANASATITINATPSQVGTISSTGTASSPANEAFPSNNSRTVTTQVIVPGNPVPTISNITPDRFIRQPIGFPPPPAVRITVNGTGFVANSKVVVAGVERTTTFINSNRLEFSMAATTSQGTYSVLVRNPTPGGGDSNSVTLGVSVGIVGLSSITPNIGGTDVDLQTTFNVSWTHTTDPWRIIEHLDLRLVDSDGVALWARFTEGVSGTFSLLDSNGDVLGYATAGTSDPLESDSAILDLADSNFAGSGPTGFSMQVNFSIRFKPSAAGRRYNIELYATDDHGGVQGPDVMGTFSVGIHDVYLPMTIK from the coding sequence ATGCCACGGTTGGTGCTTCAACTCACTTTGCTCGCCGCACTTATCGTTCGTTTTAATCTCCCCGCCGCGCAAGCGCAACCTCAGGTTTTGGTTGCTCCTGACGAATTACAGGCTGTCGCCGATGATCAATTTTGGAATAACACAGGTCTGATCGCTGGGGCAAATAACACGATTCGCGCCATCAGCTCGCAATCGGGCGATTTATTTGTTGGTGGTTTATTCGATCGGATCGCTGGCATCAGTGCTAATCGGGTGGCCTTTTGGGATGGCGATCGCTGGAATACAATGGGCAGTGGGGTTAACGGCCCAGTCGATGATCTCGATGCCTCAACTGGCGGTTCGGTCTATGTGGTTGGCTCATTCAGCAGCGCTGGAGGGATTACCGCCGATGGCATTGCCCGTTGGAATTCGGGCACAGGCCAATGGTCGGCCTTGGCAACCAATGTCAATGGAGTTGTGACCGCCGTTTTGGTGCAACAGGTTGCTGGTAGCGATGTGGTGTATGTTGGAGGAACCTTCACTTCAATTGATGGCGTGAGCGCCAATCGCATCGCTAAATTCAGCAATGGCACATGGTCGGCATTGAGCAGCGGGATCAGCGGTGGAACTGCGCCCCAAGTGCTCGATTTAGCCGTCAATCCGGCCAATGTCACCCAAATTGTGGCTGGGGGCACGTTTAGCTCGGCTGGGGGCAGCAGCGCCAATAACGTAGCGATCTGGACAGGCTCGGCGTGGCAGAGCCTTGGCACTGGTAGCAGCAATGGAGTCAACGGCACTGTGCGCTTTGTTGATTTCCGTGGCACAAATATGGTGGTCGTTGGTGGCAGTTTTGGCAATGCTGGCGCAGTAACCAATGTTGGTGGGGCAGCGGTTTGGACTGGTGGTAATACTTGGGCCGCCATGGCTGGGCGTGGGGTGACTGGCGATGTACGTGGGATTGTCGAGAACGTCAATTTTACCTATGTGATGGGCAATTTTGGCAGCGGCATCAACCCCAATGGCAATAGCGTTTTCTCGCCCAACATCGCCCGTTGGGATGGCAATATCTGGTCGCCTGTGCCGAATGCCACTAACGCCTTTGGTACAAACGGGGCGATTTTACGCGCTGAACGCTTGGGCAGCGGTAGCGATACCTTCTTTATTGCTGGGGCGTTTGGCACAGCCCATGGCATGGAATTAAATTTTGTGGGTATGGTTGTGCCACAACAGGGCTTCTTGCCAGGCGCAACTGATCGCTTCTTCCCCTTGGCTGGCGGCCTCGAAGGCTCCAACGCCAAAGTATTTGCTATTCAGCCACGTTCTGGCGAAATTATTGCTGCTGGGCGTTTCGATTTGGGCAGCAATCGCCTGCTCAATAATATCGCTCGCTTTGATCCAGTCGATCGAGTCTGGTCGCCATTGACTGGCTCCAGTGATAGTGGGGTCAACGATGATGTACGTGATCTCGCGCTACGTGGCACAGATTTGATTGCTGTGGGTGAGTTTACCAAGGCTGGCGGAATTGATGCCGCAGGCGTAGCTAGTTGGAATGGTACAACCTGGACAGCCTTGGCTACTAGCATCAATGGTCGGGTGAATGCGGTTGCGGTCAGCGGCAGCGATATTTACATTGGTGGCGAATTTACCTTGGTTGATGGCGTGCCCGCCAATCGGATTGCCCGTTTGAGTGGTAGTACATGGCAAGCGGTCGGGGCAGGCACTGATGGCCCTATCAATAGTTTGTTGTTCAAATCGAACCAACTCTACGCTGGTGGTTTGTTTGCCAACGCTGGTGGTGGGCCTGCGAGCAATCTCGCCCGCTGGAACGGCACAACGTGGCAATCAATTGGCAATGGTACTGATGGCGAAGTGTTGGCTTTGGCCGATGTTAACAGCACAACCGTCGCGGTTGGTGGGCGTTTTACCAGTGCTGGCGGGGTTGCCAACACCCGCGCGATTGCCTTGCTTAACCATAGTAGTTTGGCATGGACGGCGCTTGGTACAGGCACCGATGGTTTTGTAACCAGCCTTGCTGTGCGCGGTAACGACCTGTATGCTGGTGGTTTGTTCAGCCGCATGGATGGCTTGACGGTCAATCATGTGGCCCGTTGGAATGGTACAACTTGGAATGCGCTAGGCAGTGGGGTTGCGGGTGGCAACCTGCAAAATAGCGAAGTTGGCGCATTAGCGGTCAATGGCGATAATTTGTACGTTGGCGGGCGGTTTGATCGGGCTGGCGATAAAGTTTCGCATCGCTTTGCCGAGTGGCGACAACCTGAAGTTGATCTCAGCCTCAAACTGAGCGAATCGCCTGATCCGGTGACGATTGGCAACCCAATGAGCTACAAAGCAAGCGTCAGCAATTTGGGCACAATCAGCGCCAGCAGCGTCGTGTATGAACAAACCTTTGCGAATACCTTGGTTTTTGGTCAAGTTACAACCTCGCAAGGCTCGTGTAGTTTCCCCAATTCCACGACCTTGCGCTGTAATTTGGGCACGCTGGCGGCCAATGCTAGCGCTACTATCACAATTAATGCTACGCCCAGCCAAGTGGGCACAATTAGCAGCACTGGCACAGCTTCATCGCCGGCGAATGAGGCTTTTCCAAGTAACAATAGCCGCACAGTAACGACCCAAGTGATCGTGCCTGGCAATCCAGTGCCAACTATCAGCAACATCACGCCTGATCGCTTTATTCGTCAGCCGATTGGCTTTCCACCACCGCCAGCAGTGCGGATTACAGTTAACGGCACTGGTTTTGTGGCCAACTCCAAGGTCGTGGTGGCTGGGGTTGAGCGCACGACAACCTTTATCAACAGCAATCGGCTCGAATTTAGTATGGCCGCGACCACCAGCCAAGGCACATACTCGGTTTTGGTGCGCAACCCAACGCCAGGCGGCGGCGATTCCAACAGCGTAACCTTGGGCGTTTCAGTCGGGATCGTTGGCTTGAGCAGCATCACGCCCAACATTGGTGGCACTGATGTCGATTTGCAAACGACCTTCAATGTAAGCTGGACACATACCACCGATCCATGGCGAATTATCGAGCACCTCGATTTGCGCTTGGTCGATAGTGATGGCGTGGCTTTGTGGGCACGCTTTACCGAAGGCGTTTCGGGCACATTTAGCCTGCTCGATAGTAATGGCGATGTACTTGGTTATGCCACGGCTGGCACTAGCGATCCGTTGGAGAGCGATAGCGCCATTCTCGATTTGGCGGATAGCAATTTCGCTGGCAGCGGGCCAACGGGCTTTAGCATGCAAGTTAATTTCAGTATTCGCTTCAAACCAAGTGCCGCTGGTCGGCGCTATAACATTGAGTTGTATGCCACCGATGATCATGGCGGGGTGCAAGGGCCAGATGTGATGGGCACATTCAGCGTTGGCATTCACGATGTATATCTGCCAATGACCATTAAATAG
- a CDS encoding phosphodiester glycosidase family protein: MRLLYKYGLVALIAWSITSCSQSDIQEVIKPSATSTPIIAPDTAAPITSANQWQTLESGLEFREIGYDITNVQILRVDPANFRLRVGYDVASPGRVSEWAAALKPVAVINGGYFDPQGRATALTIFDGVVNGTSYDGFGGMLAVDSADTWSLRSLREQPYDSSEVLNQALQSAPMLVVHGAAIEQPNDDGDRARRSVVALDQAGRLLIIVCSWPSFTLTELSQWLVKQDLAIDAALNLDGGSSTGLVVDSESRAFKLDSLVRVPQVLLVERR; encoded by the coding sequence ATGCGATTGTTGTATAAATATGGCCTCGTAGCCTTGATCGCTTGGAGTATAACCAGTTGTTCTCAGTCTGATATTCAAGAAGTGATCAAGCCCAGTGCTACCAGCACACCGATTATCGCGCCCGATACCGCCGCGCCAATTACAAGCGCTAATCAGTGGCAAACTTTAGAGTCAGGCTTGGAGTTTCGCGAAATTGGCTATGATATTACTAATGTGCAGATTCTACGGGTTGATCCAGCCAATTTTCGTTTGCGAGTTGGTTACGATGTGGCCAGCCCAGGCCGAGTGAGCGAATGGGCCGCCGCGCTCAAACCTGTGGCCGTCATCAATGGTGGCTATTTTGATCCGCAAGGCCGAGCAACTGCGCTGACGATTTTTGATGGGGTCGTCAATGGCACATCCTACGATGGCTTTGGGGGAATGTTGGCAGTTGATAGTGCTGATACATGGTCGCTCCGTTCGTTGCGCGAACAACCGTATGATAGCAGCGAAGTGTTGAATCAAGCCCTGCAATCGGCTCCAATGTTGGTGGTTCATGGCGCAGCGATCGAGCAGCCCAACGACGATGGTGATCGAGCACGGCGTAGTGTGGTTGCACTTGATCAGGCTGGGCGCTTGTTGATTATTGTGTGCAGTTGGCCCAGTTTTACCCTGACTGAGCTAAGTCAATGGTTGGTCAAGCAAGATTTAGCAATTGATGCAGCATTAAACCTGGATGGTGGTTCTTCAACAGGTTTAGTCGTTGACAGCGAAAGTCGTGCATTTAAGCTTGATTCGCTGGTGCGTGTGCCCCAAGTGCTACTGGTTGAACGGCGTTAG